The Haloprofundus salinisoli region ACAGTCGACCGTTGGAGTCGTCCGCGCCTCCGCGTGACGGCTGCGGCGGGCGGCGGTCGTCGAACCCGCCGTCGGGTTTCGGCAGTCGTCTCGGCCGCTGCGTCGACGCGCGGATGGGATACGTTCGGGAGGTCGGTTCGCTGACGGTACCAGTCGGGAGGTCGGAGAGCGACACGCGTTCTGGTATGTCATTAGGTAACAAAAGTCTGCGTCAGACTGCTGTCACACTTATTCACGAATAGTGGACTCTCGCTTTCGTTGGAGTGTCAGCGGGGACCGCCGACCGCTTAGGGCCAGAACAGTTTCCGGAGGAGGTTGTCGTTCTTCTTCGGGAGGAACCGACCGCCCTGCTGCTTCGGCAGCAGGTTCTTGTCGCCGTTCCGGTCGCGGAGCGGCTTTCGACTCCCGATTCGACTCTCTGCTCGGTTTCGAGTCCGAGTTTCGCGCTTCGAGACGTTCTCGCCCCTCTTCTTCGCGCGTCCGTCGACGTCGACGACGGTTCGTTCGGCCCTGAGGCGGTCGAGTTCGGACTCCAGTCGGTGGATGCGCGCTTCGGCCGCTCCGAGACGGTCCAACGGGGTTACAGAGGAGTCGACGGCCGTCGGCGGCGAGGCAGACGACGACTGCGACGACTGCGCCGACGCCGTCGACGAGGAGACTACGACCGGCGCACGCGTGCTCTCGTGAGCGTCGGCGGCGTCCGGCGGAGTACCGACATCGACGACGTCGACGGACTGCGCGGTTCGTTGCGGCAGACGGCTCTGTTCCGTCTCCTGACGCCGCCCGGAGGTTCGTTCTCGGCGTTCTCCGGCCGGATAGGTTCGACTGTTCGATTTACTCACGGTGCCCGTCGGAAAGCCCGATAGCGGCATAGACGCTCGTAAGTCGTGCAGCCGGGAAAAACCCGTGTCAGACAACGGTCATACTCACACAGGAACGCAAGAGTGTCCGCTCTACTGTTCACTCAGCGTCCGAGCGCACCTTTCAACTTCGAGACGACACCGCCGCTTCGACCTTCGAGATGGCGGAGCACCGCGTCGGTGTCGTTGGGAACCGGTTCGGGGTCATCACCCGCCTCGAAGGCGGCGTCGGGGTCTTTCAGGAGGTGGCCGGTGGTGAGACAGACCACGTCCTCGTCGGGGTCGACGACGCCCCGATTCCGAAGTTTCTGGAGGCCGGCGACGGAGGCGGCGGACGCGGGTTCGACGCCGATACCCTCCTGTGCGAGTGCGCGCTGTGCCGACGTGATCGACGCGTCGGAGACGGCGACGGCGGTGCCGCCCGTCTCCCGGATGCCGGGGAGCGCCTTCGGCGCGTTGACCGGGTTGCCGATACGAATCGCGGTGGCTTTGGTCTCCACCTCGTCCCACCGTCGCACTTCGTCGGCGTCGTTCTCGACGGCTTCGACCATCGGCGCTGCGTTTTCGGCCTGCACGCCGGTGAGCTTCGGTACGTCGCGCGGGTGAAGCGCACCGCTGGCGACGAGTTCGCGGAACGCCTTGTACAGCGCGGCGGTGTTGCCCGCGTTGCCGACGGGGAGGACGATGCGGTCGGGATACCGGCCCTCGTCCTCGTAGAACCGTTCGAGAATTTCGAGGCCGATGGTCTTCTGGCCTTCCAGCCGGAAGGGGTTCAGCGAGTTGAGCAGATAGGCTTCGTCGCGGGCGGCGAGGTCCTGGACGATGTCGAGACAGCTGTCGAAGTTGCCGTCGACCTCCAGAATCCGCGCGCCGTGGAGACTCGCTTGCGCGATCTTCCCCGCGGCTACCTTGCCCTCCGGGAGGAGCACGAGCGTCTCCAATCCGGCGCGGGCACCGTAGGCGGCGAGGGCGGCGCTCGTGTTCCCGGTCGACGCACAGGCGAGGCGGTCGACGCCCAACTCTTCGGCGACGCGGACGCCGACGGTCATCCCTCGGTCTTTGAAACTCCCGGTGGGGTTCATCCCCTCGTGTTTGATGCGGAGGCGGTGGACGCCCACCGACTCCTCCAGTCGGGGTACTTCGTGGAGCGGCGTGTCGCCTTCGGGGAGACTCACGCCCTCCTCGAACGGGAGCGCGGCGTTGTAGCGCCAGACGCCGCGCCGGCCGTCGTCGAAGTCGTCCCAGGTCGGCAACTCGGCGTACCGGACCTCGAGCAACCCGTCGCAGTCGTCGCAGGTGTAACGCACCGTCTCGAACGGCGCGAACGTCTCGCCACACTCGATACACTCCAACCAGACGCCGTCGTCGGCCACCTCGGGGGCCGGTTGTGACTCCTGTGAGAGCTTCAGACTCATCGGTAGGGCGAAAACGCCGGGGAGGGAAAAGTCCGAAGGTTTGGGGGAATGCTGCCGAGCGGGTCGACGCCGCGCGGTCGCTCTCGCGGTTGGCGTCGTCGACGCTTCCGACGAC contains the following coding sequences:
- the thrC gene encoding threonine synthase, which produces MSLKLSQESQPAPEVADDGVWLECIECGETFAPFETVRYTCDDCDGLLEVRYAELPTWDDFDDGRRGVWRYNAALPFEEGVSLPEGDTPLHEVPRLEESVGVHRLRIKHEGMNPTGSFKDRGMTVGVRVAEELGVDRLACASTGNTSAALAAYGARAGLETLVLLPEGKVAAGKIAQASLHGARILEVDGNFDSCLDIVQDLAARDEAYLLNSLNPFRLEGQKTIGLEILERFYEDEGRYPDRIVLPVGNAGNTAALYKAFRELVASGALHPRDVPKLTGVQAENAAPMVEAVENDADEVRRWDEVETKATAIRIGNPVNAPKALPGIRETGGTAVAVSDASITSAQRALAQEGIGVEPASAASVAGLQKLRNRGVVDPDEDVVCLTTGHLLKDPDAAFEAGDDPEPVPNDTDAVLRHLEGRSGGVVSKLKGALGR